The following coding sequences are from one Triticum aestivum cultivar Chinese Spring chromosome 5A, IWGSC CS RefSeq v2.1, whole genome shotgun sequence window:
- the LOC123107490 gene encoding protein FAR1-RELATED SEQUENCE 5-like gives MLDLSELPPDLNELPHDMDQQQPSIQQGNWTENGRSVYYTQASCDGNPTGQDNVAGQSSARGAPVVVSLQSESHTLDDTGTEANVPGPTRTELGAGAVDGAVQVEEGEDEAGSQPMEPYVGMRFDSLQIAKDHYNSYALRMGFSIKMNTSRRTPRTNELIKQQFCCNKFKKAKADDGGAEAPPVLDPIPDPKFVNSDEEMEEEPPIFAEEEAGTSKKKKKKKRKRETIKLIECKAKMLVKLIDGRWEVTHFVRDHNHPLVNKPLLSKYLRSHQGISPDEKEFLRILYNCNLTTGVVFFYIP, from the coding sequence atgctTGATCTCAGTGAGTTGCCTCCAGACCTCAATGAGCTTCCTCATGATATGGATCAGCAGCAACCCAGCATACAACAAGGAAATTGGACAGAAAATGGTCGATCTGTTTACTACACGCAGGCAAGTTGTGATGGTAACCCTACGGGCCAAGACAATGTGGCAGGCCAGTCATCAGCCCGTGGTGCCCCTGTAGTGGTGTCTTTGCAGTCAGAGAGCCATACTCTTGATGACACAGGAACCGAGGCAAATGTTCCTGGTCCAACCAGGACTGAGCTAGGAGCTGGCGCTGTTGACGGAGCTGTGCAAGtagaagaaggagaggatgaggctggttctcaacctatggaaccctatgttggcatgagatttgacagccttcaaattgctaaggatcaCTACAACAGCTACGCACTACGGATGGGTTTCTCTATCAAGATGAACACCTCTAGACGGACACCCCGCACCAATGAATTGATAAAACAACAGTTTTGCTGCAACAAGttcaagaaggccaaagctgatgatggaggagctgaggctcctcctgtCCTGGACCCTATTCCAGATCCAAAATTTGTTaacagtgatgaggagatggaagaagaacctccaatatttgctgaagaggaggctggtactagtaagaagaagaagaagaagaagcgcaaaCGTGAGACAATAAAGCTGATTGAATGCAAGGCGAAAATGTTGGTGAAGCTCATAGATGGGCGATGGGAGGTGACGCACTTTGTTCGTGACCACAATCATCCGCTCGTGAACAAACCTTTATTGTCCAAatacttgagatcccaccaaggcatATCACCTGATGAAAAGGAGTTTCTGCGCATCTTGTATAACTGCAACTTGACTACAGGTGTGGTGTTTTTCTATATCCCTTGA
- the LOC123101482 gene encoding uncharacterized protein: protein MNALPRRIRGGSILFPLFHARIHAPDPPLRLPVGEPLSSAAMTVVPPPGSRGGTRMTGRSCSLRSQQLLEKLSHLPQQMLSIISYCCTFTRTFCSCQGSGEGVEVAPGEDVERPSQAGRIRASPVRFANFNASLTPLQKSELVSRLFGGLLNLSGTLPADLTKFLVQSYQPQTSEMVFPGRGRIRVDADSVQGVFNLPNRGQKVRYLVDKNATRRFRQAFNITGNSHPQITTWLKMIQDMARRTDDIFFMAWLAVAFSTFLAPTTALKLSPKCYGLVLDHQMVKNTNICLFVAEHINEAFRNMDQEKQTVCCCLYHLMIPYLDALVHDIPVSNCAIRSNACDSTLIAKVIKKDTISPGVFGKLELKEEYRGTEQTPLFGGILQAEAFVAFKLPITYNPQKREKIAKVVNELCKAVTEQVGTFIEAVAKIDDEESDIDPYVQ from the exons ATGAACGCCCTGCCTCGTCGGATCCGAGGTGGATCCATCCTTTTCCCGCTGTTCCACGCCCGGATCCACGCCCCAGATCCTCCTCTGCGCCTCCCCGTCGGTGAGCCGCTGTCATCCGCCGCCATGACTGTCGTTCCTCCTCCTGGCTCGCGCGGGGGCACGAGGATGACGGGCAGGAGCTGCTCGCTCCGCTC GCAGCAGTTGCTGGAGAAGTTGTCGCATCTTCCGCAACAGATGCTGAG TATCATTTCTTATTGTTGCACATTCACTAGAACTTTCTGTAGCTGCCAG GGCAGCGGTGAAGGAGTTGAGGTGGCTCCAGGGGAAGATGTGGAGCGACCATCACAAGCAGGCAGGATAAGGGCATCACCAGTGCGCTTTGCAAATTTCAACGCCTCTCTAACCCCACTACAGAAATCAGAGCTAGTTTCGAGGTTGTTCGGGGGGCTATTGAACTTATCAGGCACACTTCCAGCGGACCTCACTAAGTTCCTGGTGCAGTCCTACCAGCCACAGACCTCTGAAATGGTTTTCCCAGGAAGGGGAAGGATCCGTGTGGATGCTGACAGTGTTCAGGGGGTATTTAATCTCCCAAACAGGGGTCAAAAAGTCAGATATTTAGTTGACAAGAATGCCACTAGGAGATTCAGACAGGCTTTCAacataactggaaattctcatccCCAGATCACTACATGGCTCAAGATGATTCAGGATATGGCTAGAAGAACGGATGACATATTCTTTATGGCCTGGCTTGCGGTTGCCTTCAGCACTTTTCTAGCACCAACCACGGCCTTGAAGCTCAGCCCAAAGTGTTATGGACTTGTGCTAGATCATCAAATGGTAAAGAATACAAACATCTGCCTCTTTGTAGCAGAACACATTAACGAGGCTTTCCGGAACATGGACCAGGAGAAGCAAACTGTCTGCTGCTGCTTGTATCACTTGATG ATACCATACCTTGATGCGCTCGTACATGACATCCCAGTAAGCAACTGCGCGATACGATCGAATGCATGTGATAGTACTCTAATTGCCAAGGTGATCAAGAAGGATACTATCTCTCCTGGTGTGTTCGGCAAATTAGAA cttaaagaggagtatagaggcacggagcagacaccactgtttggtGGAATTTTACAAGCTGAAGCATTCGTGGCATTCAAGTTACCAATAACATACAATCCGCAG AAAAGGGAAAAGATTGCGAAAGTGGTCAATGAGCTGTGCAAGGCTGTAACTGAACAGGTTGGCACCTTCATTGAAGCAGTTGCCAAGATCGATGACGAGGAATCAGATATTGATCCTTACGTACAGTAG